The Pyrus communis chromosome 9, drPyrComm1.1, whole genome shotgun sequence genome has a segment encoding these proteins:
- the LOC137745864 gene encoding protein SMAX1-LIKE 3-like, whose amino-acid sequence MRAGGCTLQQGLTTEAANILKQAVTLARHRGHAQVTPLHVASTMLSSSTGLLRTACLQSHSHPLQCKALELCFNVALNRLPASNSSPMLGSHPQHPSISNALVAAFKRAQAHQRRGSIENQQQPLLAVKIELEQLIISILDDPSVSRVMREAGFSSTQVKSNVEQAVSLEICNSQAPSVSSKSKESNSNLVVNPHQFPSIGSQIGVIKDSKPVLPYDLSVRNEDVACVIENLVNKRRKSIVVVGECLASVEGVVRGVMEKVERGDVEALREVKFRNLTPSSFRHLSRVEVEQKLGELKSLVRSCVTKGVILYVGDLKWTSEYRASSSSDQGRGYYCPVEHMIMELGNLLCGISNGDLQNGRLWIVGMATFQTYMRCKSGHPSLETVWGIHPLTIPSGSLRLSLVTDSHDLQSYQSTSKIAETGSNKQMLEGGDQKQLTCCAECSAKFEAEARNLQQSSSICNSESTTSSLPAWLQQYKNENKALSSTNDQNSVTISDLCKKWNSICGSMHQQHSNNSSEKTLTLISSLSPSSSTSNFSYEQQQQNPNLHHQHQSWRHQHFWISGSNCNKAVDDQLSLRMYIPENNTSAKQPLSSNPNSTPTSASSSDIVMETDEYIQRFKELNAENLKILCSALESKVPWQKDIFPEIASTILKCRSGMVRRKGKKMGSYNDGTKEETWLFFQGVDMEAKLKVARELARLVFGSQTNLTSIALSSFSSTRADSTEDCRNKRSRDEQSCSYVERFADAVSFNPHRVFLVEDVEQADYCSQMGFKRAIERGRITNSCGEEVGLGDAIIILSCESFSSRSRACSPPIKQKLSEGLNEEDNRDIAPLEETSPCVSLDLNISFDDDDHSEYQSIDDIGLLESVDRRIVFKIQEV is encoded by the exons ATGAGAGCAGGAGGTTGCACGCTTCAACAAGGTCTAACCACAGAGGCTGCAAACATATTAAAGCAAGCAGTAACCCTAGCAAGGCATCGTGGCCATGCCCAAGTAACTCCTCTCCATGTTGCAAGCACCATGCTTTCTTCTTCAACAGGCCTGTTGCGAACCGCTTGCCTTCAATCACACTCTCACCCTCTCCAATGCAAAGCCCTTGAGCTTTGCTTCAATGTTGCCCTCAATCGCCTCCCGGCTTCTAATTCTAGCCCCATGTTGGGCTCTCACCCCCAACACCCTTCCATCTCCAACGCCTTGGTTGCAGCTTTCAAGCGTGCTCAAGCTCACCAAAGGCGTGGTTCAATTGAGAACCAGCAGCAGCCCCTCCTAGCTGTGAAAATAGAGTTGGAGCAACTCATAATTTCCATCTTAGATGATCCAAGTGTTAGTAGAGTCATGAGAGAAGCTGGGTTTTCTAGTACCCAAGTGAAAAGCAATGTAGAACAAGCTGTCTCATTAGAAATATGTAATTCCCAAGCACCTTCTGTGAGTAGCAAGTCCAAGGAAAGCAATAGTAATCTAGTAGTCAACCCTCATCAGTTTCCTTCAATTGGTAGTCAAATTGGAGTAATCAAAGATAGCAAGCCAGTGCTGCCTTATGATCTAAGTGTTAGGAATGAGGATGTGGCATGTGTTATAGAGAATTTAGTgaacaaaagaaggaaaagtaTTGTGGTTGTGGGAGAGTGTCTTGCTAGTGTTGAGGGTGTGGTTagaggagtgatggaaaaagTTGAGAGGGGAGATGTTGAGGCTTTGAGAGAGGTGAAATTCAGAAACCTTACTCCCTCCTCTTTTAGACATCTGTCTAGAGTAGAGGTTGAGCAGAAGCTTGGAGAACTCAAAAGCCTAGTGAGAAGCTGTGTGACCAAAGGTGTTATCTTGTATGTTGGAGATCTCAAGTGGACTAGCGAATATAGGGCCAGTAGTTCAAGTGATCAGGGAAGGGGGTATTATTGTCCTGTGGAACACATGATCATGGAGCTTGGGAACTTGCTTTGTGGCATTAGCAATGGAGACCTTCAGAATGGGAGGCTTTGGATTGTGGGGATGGCTACTTTCCAAACTTACATGAGATGTAAATCTGGCCATCCATCTCTGGAGACTGTTTGGGGTATTCATCCTCTTACAATTCCCTCTGGCAGCCTGAGACTGAGTCTTGTCACTGACAG CCATGATTTACAGAGTTATCAGTCTACAAGTAAGATAGCTGAAACTGGAAGCAACAAGCAAATGCTTGAAGGTGGAGATCAGAAGCAGCTCACTTGTTGCGCAGAATGCTCTGCCAAGTTTGAAGCCGAAGCTCGAAATTTACAACAAAGCAGCAGCATTTGCAACAGTGAATCCACCACCTCAAGCCTTCCTGCATGGCTCCAACAGTACAAAAACGAGAACAAAGCACTAAGCAGTACTAATGATCAG AACTCTGTCACAATTTCAGACCTTTGCAAAAAGTGGAACTCCATTTGCGGTTCAATGCACCAACAACATTCCAATAATTCCTCTGAGAAAACCCTCACATTAATCTCTTCACTCTCGCCCTCTTCCTCTACTTCCAACTTTTCATAtgagcaacaacaacaaaaccctaatttacaCCACCAGCATCAGTCATGGAGGCACCAACATTTCTGGATATCTGGATCTAATTGCAACAAGGCTGTTGATGATCAGCTCAGTTTGAGAATGTACATTCCAGAGAATAATACTAGTGCAAAACAACCACTTTCATCAAATCCCAATTCTACCCCTACTTCAGCCTCATCTAGTGATATTGTCATGGAAACTGATGAGTATATCCAGAGGTTCAAGGAGCTCAATGCCGAAAACCTCAAAATCCTATGCAGCGCACTGGAGAGCAAAGTTCCATGGCAGAAGGATATATTTCCTGAAATTGCAAGCACAATCTTGAAATGTAGGTCTGGCATGGTGagaagaaaagggaagaagatGGGAAGTTACAATGATGGCACAAAAGAGGAAACGTGGTTGTTCTTTCAGGGGGTTGATATGGAAGCTAAGTTAAAAGTTGCAAGGGAGTTGGCTAGGCTTGTTTTCGGTTCTCAAACCAACCTCACTTCCATTGCGCTAAGCAGTTTCTCATCGACTCGAGCTGATTCGACTGAGGACTGCAGGAACAAGAGATCGAGAGATGAGCAAAGTTGCAGTTATGTCGAAAGATTTGCTGACGCTGTGTCTTTTAATCCCCATAGGGTGTTTTTAGTTGAAGATGTGGAGCAAGCGGACTACTGCTCTCAAATGGGGTTTAAGAGAGCAATTGAACGAGGACGAATAACCAATTCATGTGGCGAAGAAGTTGGTCTTGGAGATGCTATCATTATTTTGAGCTGTGAAAGCTTTAGCTCGAGATCAAGAGCTTGCTCTCCTCCTATCAAGCAAAAATTATCAGAAGGgctaaatgaagaagataataGGGATATTGCTCCTTTAGAGGAAACAAGCCCTTGTGTGTCTCTCGATTTGAACATTTCCTTTGATGACGATGATCATTCCGAGTATCAATCGATTGATGACATTGGTCTTCTTGAATCTGTCGATAGGCGCATTGTTTTCAAAATTCAAGAGGTGTGA